The Drosophila nasuta strain 15112-1781.00 chromosome 2R, ASM2355853v1, whole genome shotgun sequence genome segment tatatatgtattacaGCACTAAAAATGTGggatagagtacaaaatactcAAGAGTGTCAACCAAAGAAATTAAGGGCCAACAGAAACAGCCGTTCTTGAAATATAAAGTTATTTCTCGAATAACTTCTAAAATTCTGAtgcaaaattttcaggaatattaaatataataaaaatataaatgtaccaaaaatgtTGAAGTTAATTTACGCTTGCAAACGAAAAAATTGTAGATCTTTCACATTCTGTgaaatctaggtgttcattCGAATAGGCTAGACTAATAGACTGAGACggtaatttttatacccgctacccatagaaggaggcatctctgaccctatTAGGTATACATATTAGGGCGGGTCAATTTTTTTTCGCAAAAATCGTCCCCCATAATCGGAATCTACGAAGAATTCTAAGAAAATTTCACCATGAAACCATGTGTCTAAAATGAATTCCTAGTCCGCGCCGTGAAGCTTAAAGATTGCACTATGAGGTACATAAGGTATTTCGAGGTATTTAAgacattttaatgtatttaaaaaaaaaatacgcatTTTCCAATTATGTTGGAGTCAATTCtgattcatttttttacaacaaattttataattttttttttaaatttatttaacttataatttttttttttaattcaacaaaaaaaaccaactagCCATGTACTGAGCCTCATATAAGAAAGTAGGAGCAATGCGTCTGTAACTTTTTAACGAAGTAAGATATCGgtctgaaaattgaaatatgtattcAAAGGCATTTTAAGCAACTAAataaaagtgggcgtggcatgatAAAAGGcggaattttatttaattttttattataaagtttatttgcTTTCCAACAAGTAggtaatttttgcattttgttgactTGGAATATAATGTCATCTTATTAGAATCTCAAGTCTTTCTTTGACTCGATTTGAGGAACTTTGGAACGACTTTCTAAAGTCAATGACATAACAGCATCTCGATTCTGTGGCACAACTCGTCGTGTGACATGTGTTAACAACTGCACACATCGTTCGGTGCCCTGAATGTGCGATGGAATTGCTGGATCTGGCAGTGGTATTTCATCAGAATTTATGTATTCCAGCAAGTGATCGTGTGGGATGTTTGCAGTAAATGGAGGTTCAAATAAGATGTGGTCATTATCCAAGTCAACTAAATGCATATAATCGGTGCAATCGAAATTAATGCGATTCTTTTTATAAGATCTAAGTTTAGTTGGGTCATATAATTTCTCGcgataatacaaaattttattaattgcacTTTCGCGaactgtttttctttcatcgAAAAGCAttgttaacaaaatattttctgtATGGGCGAAGAATGCATTGTTTTGGATTGCTTTGTTTACAATTTCTCTTAGATTTTGTGGTAAAAATTGCGttgattgaataaaattaaataaaagtttactGCCATATACCAccgaattaaaatatttgacattAAAATAGATCGGTATATAAACTTTCATAATGACAAGTTTTACCGTAAAattaattatcatttaaataaactgtTATAAGAGAAACGCAAAAAAGCTTCGCGaaagctttaatattattatatttctaaagCTTATCTTTAGAAAgctttttaatgtaataatatatttctttgcaagcaaataaaataaaattccgCCTTTTatcatgccacgcccacttttatTTAGTTGCTTAAAATGcctttgaatatatatttcaattttcagacCGATATCTTACTTCGTTAAAAAGTTACAGACGCATTGCTCCTACTTTCTTATATGAGGCTCAGTACATGGctagttggttttttttgttgaattaaaaaaaaaattataagttaaataaatttaaaaaaaaaattataaaatttgttgtaaaaaaatgaatcaGAATTGACTCCAACATAATTGGAAAatgcgtattttttttttaaatacattaaaatgtcTTAAATACCTCGAAATACCTTATGTACCTCATAGTGCAATCTTTAAGCTTCACGGCGCGGACTAGGAATTCATTTTAGACACATGGTTTCATGGTGAAATTTTCTTAGAATTCTTCGTAGATTCCGATTATGGGGGACGATTTTCACGATTTTTTGGACAGGAACAAATTGACCCGCCCTAatacatattcttgatcagcatcaatagatacttttgtatgggcaaaaacgcctacttactaggggtctgagttgctttggccgacaatctggtatattgtgctgtctatggtatttttcaaatgtggaactatatcgatataccaaatataccatttggtatatttgtagtattcttgtagtattttcggtatttttgaaaataatactgcaatattttgttattattcaaaatggttagcgggtatctcatagtcgagctttcttactttttacTACTTTATGGGATCTTGGAAGGGTTCTTCTGTCTGGCACAATGAGgtattttttctaattttaaagaataaatacaattaaattattccGTACAGTAAAACAGTACAACTTTTTGAAATCGATAACTGCATGGAAATTTTAAACAACCTGACAAATATGTTTACCATATTTTTAAACGAATTAAGATTCCTTTACGAGATCTCGGCCTCAGAAAGAAGCATTGTTTGGTCGAATAAACTCCATATTACCGTTTTCACCGTTGGGAAGACCGTTTTATGTTCCGTAAATTAGTCTAAACATAGGTCagattaaagtattttataaaattctgGTTACCTGTGATAGCTATTGAAGATCGGATGCTGCAGGAATGGTGAAGTACGCAGGAATTTGGAATTCTCAATGGATTGCTTGAGCACATCCTTGCTTGCCAGTAGCTTCTCTACAGTTGTCTCTGTCCTGAAAGTCCACAATAAATCATTGACATCGGATACGCTGACCGTTTCATCGAGAGCCACTCCCACAGTGCCGTCGGGAAAATAACGTAAATTAATACGTTTGTGCTCAGTGCGCTCTTTTAGGTCCTCAAGTGTTAGACTCGGCGATAGTTTGATATGCAACGTGTCAAAAAAGTTGTTATTTAACACCTCGTGCTCAGATGCCAACAATCCCGTTTGCAGGGTCAGAGCGAAATGATGAATGCGATTAGCAATTGCCTTGAGACCCTCCGGGCCGTGATAAATCGCATACATGGCCGACATATTGGCCAACAGCGCTTGGGCGGTGCAGATATTGCTGGTCGCTTTGTCGCGGCGAATGTGCTGCTCTCGTGTCTGAAGTGCCAACCGATAGGCATCATTGCCGTCCATATCACGAGTGACGCCAATCATACGACCTGGCATCAGACGCACCAGGTTTTGCTTGCATGCGAAGAAGCCGGCGTGTGGACCGCCATAGCCCAGGGGGACGCCCAGGCGCTGAGAAGTGCCGATTGCAATATCAGCACCGAACTCCGCCGGTGGCCTGAGCAGAGTGAGCGCCAGTAAATCAGTTGCCACAACAACCAAAGTCTGTGACATTtaacaaatacatttaattaattgcattttgcgaTTACTTTAATTGTTGGTTACTTACACCATTTTTGCGTGCAATTGCTGCAATGTCCTCAAAGTCCTTGACGTCTCCGTGCGTATCTGGATACTGCAAAAGGATGCCGGCCAGCTCACGACTGGGCAAGTCCGCTTGCTCAATGGGTCCCACTATAATTTCCAGTTCGAGCGCTTCAGCACGTGTCTGGACCACCGATAAAGTCTGTGGATGGACCTTGTTGGACAAGTAGAGCTTCTTTCGCTTGTTTTGCCGCGTGGCCAGGCACATGGCCTCTGCAGCAGCCGTGCCTTCATCCAGCAGCGAGGCATTAGCCACGTCCAGACCAGTCAGTTCGGAGACAAGTGTTTGATAGTTGAGTAGTGATTCGAGACGGCCTTGGGCAATTTCTGGCTGATATGGTGTATACTGTGTGGTCCAACCGGGATTCTCAAATATGTTGCGGACAATTGTATGGGGCACATGACAGTTGTGGTAGCCCATACCGATGTAAGAGCGCCACAGTTGATTCTTCAGCGAAATATCGCGTATGCGACGTATCAGTTCATGTTCATCTAAAGGAGGTAAACGGAAaggaaaattatattttgagctaagccacaataacaacatcaacgATAGCGCAGACGAAAACAGCAGAGAATGTATCAACCTGATGAGAGATAAGAGTGAGACGACGGACCTTCTGAACTAGGTTCATCCCATTATCAGTTATCGCTCCAGGGGGTCGCTTCTAGTCTGTCGTTGACTATTTTTGAAATTGCTTCGCTTGTGCTGCTATGTATATTATTACTCAACTTACTCAATGGCTTTTCCAGGCTTAAGTCCCGCTTCAGCTGAATGCCCTGGGGTACGGCTTTCTCGGTTAGCTCCGCCAAAgacttgaaaatatattacaatacATAACACAATACCAAATGGTGTTTATTCAGTTTGTCCTACCTTGAAGCCAAGGGTATCCAGCATGGCGACAACATCCGTTTTACGTGGACCAATGTGACGACTAGGGGAAATCGGACTTTGTCGGAAATAGCACATTCTCCACAGACGGTGTGGCCAGACACCTCTTATTCATTCGGAGCATTAAGCTGCAGTTGCGTTTTGTCAGTAGGCGTTGCATTGTGTAGATTGTAGAGGCAAATCAATTGCAAGAAAGGTTGAAGTATTCAGCAGCCAAGCAGCTCT includes the following:
- the LOC132785398 gene encoding LOW QUALITY PROTEIN: glycine dehydrogenase (decarboxylating), mitochondrial (The sequence of the model RefSeq protein was modified relative to this genomic sequence to represent the inferred CDS: deleted 1 base in 1 codon), translated to MQRLLTKRNCSLMLRMNKRCLATPSVENVLFPTKSDFPSRHIGPRKTDVVAMLDTLGFKSLAELTEKAVPQGIQLKRDLSLEKPLNEHELIRRIRDISLKNQLWRSYIGMGYHNCHVPHTIVRNIFENPGWTTQYTPYQPEIAQGRLESLLNYQTLVSELTGLDVANASLLDEGTAAAEAMCLATRQNKRKKLYLSNKVHPQTLSVVQTRAEALELEIIVGPIEQADLPSRELAGILLQYPDTHGDVKDFEDIAAIARKNGTLVVVATDLLALTLLRPPAEFGADIAIGTSQRLGVPLGYGGPHAGFFACKQNLVRLMPGRMIGVTRDMDGNDAYRLALQTREQHIRRDKATSNICTAQALLANMSAMYAIYHGPEGLKAIANRIHHFALTLQTGLLASEHEVLNNNFFDTLHIKLSPSLTLEDLKERTEHKRINLRYFPDGTVGVALDETVSVSDVNDLLWTFRTETTVEKLLASKDVLKQSIENSKFLRTSPFLQHPIFNSYHSESRMVRYMKKLENKDISLVHSMIPLGSCTMKLNSTTEMMPCSFRHFTDIHPFAPVEQAQGFHQMFHELERDLCEITGYDRISFQPNSGAQGEYAGLRAIRRYHEHRNEGHRNICLIPISAHGTNPASAQMAGMKVEPIRILTNGSIDMAHLREKVAEHSNELSCLMITYPSTMGVFEETVADICALVHAHGGQVYLDGANMNAQVGLCRPGDYGSDVSHLNLHKTFCIPHGGGGPGMGPIGVKAHLAPYLPGHPVVSPLDNEEHSFGAVSSAPFGSSAILPISWSYIRLMGSRGLKRATQVAILNANYMSKRLEHHYKTLYKAPNSQLVAHEFILDIRDFKKSANIEAVDVAKRLMDYGFHAPTMSWPVAGTLMIEPTESEDKEELDRFCDAMISIREEIAEIEEGRIDKKVNPLKMAPHTQAQVISDTWNRPYTREQAAFPALFVKPDAKIWPTVGRIDDAYGDKHLVCTCPPILPDL